From a single Anaerolineae bacterium genomic region:
- a CDS encoding OadG family protein encodes MTGSFNLELLLTIYGLVLAFLILAVLGIIIVLLRRERGPVQAETTPAGPDLELEPDLVTAITIAVLTHRAIRRKQAAPAMRSHQPGALPSRWVGSGRARQANSWQPDRR; translated from the coding sequence ATGACCGGATCATTCAACCTGGAATTATTATTAACGATTTATGGCCTGGTTTTGGCATTTTTAATCCTGGCCGTGTTGGGGATTATCATAGTTCTCCTTCGCCGGGAGCGGGGGCCGGTTCAGGCTGAAACTACGCCCGCCGGGCCGGATTTAGAACTGGAGCCGGACCTGGTTACAGCCATCACCATTGCCGTATTAACCCACCGGGCTATTCGACGCAAGCAAGCCGCGCCGGCGATGCGCTCTCACCAACCGGGCGCTCTGCCCAGCCGTTGGGTAGGTTCAGGACGCGCGCGGCAAGCCAACAGTTGGCAGCCTGACCGGAGGTAA